The genomic region CTAAATGTTGAAAAAAGAACTAAGGCGGGCAAAGGGGTTGCACGATCCCTTAGAAGAGAGGGAATGATCCCAGCCGTGATATACAGGGCAGGAGATTCTATTCCAATAACATTGTCAAAAAAAGCAATAGCAGAATTTATTAAGGCAACAGCTGGAGAGAATACTCTTGTTGATCTTAAATTTTCTGATGGAGGAAACAAGCTTGCACTTCTAAAGGAATATCAGCGTGACCCTATTAACGGCGACATTCTTCACTCTGATTTTTTTGAAGTATCTCTTAAAGAAAAGATTATTGTCAAAGTTCGTGTTGTAACAACAGGCGAGCCTCTTGGAGTCAAGAGGGACGGCGGAATACTCCAACATGTTATGAGGGAGATAGAGGTTGAATGTCTTCCAGACAACATCCCAGGACACGTAGAGATAGACATATCTAATCTCGAGATACATCATGCCGTGCATGTGCGAGATCTCAATATCGGGAAAGATGTAAAAGTTATGACTGATCCGGGTGAAGTTATTGTTACTGTTAATGCGCCTGCGGTTGAGAAAGAAGTTGCTCCAGCTGCTGAAGGAGTTGTAGCTGCGCCTGAAGTAACAGAGCCTGAAGTAATCAAGAAAGGCAAGAAAGAAGAAGAGACAGAAGTTAAAGACGAGAAGAAACAAAAAGAAGAGGGAAAATAGTTGTGGGCTGTTGTTGGACTCGGCAACTATGGCAGTAAATATTCAAAGACAAGGCATAATCTCGGCTTTATGGTTGCCGGGAGGATCGCCGAGTTTCTTGATATAGAATTCGAAGAAAAAAAAGAATATCTTATTGCAAAAGGCTTTATAAGAGGACAGGATGTCCTTTTAATAGAGCCTTTAACATTTATGAACAACAGCGGCAGGGCTGTAAGAGACGTGCTTAAAAGATTTAATATCCCCCTAGAAAATCTGATAGTTATTCATGATGACCTTGATATGGAAATTGCAAAGCTCAAGATTAGGAAAGGCGGTTCATCAGGAGGCCACAGAGGAATCGATTCAATAATCCAGCAGATTGGGACAAAAGAATTTACAAGAGTAAAAATAGGGATAGGCAGAGAGATTGGAATGCTGGCTGAAGACTATGTCCTCAAAAAATTTCGCAAAGAAGAAATCCCATTAATTAAAGAGACAATTCAAAAAGCATCTGAAGCAGTCTCAACAATTATTTCTGATGGTTTAGAAAAGGCAATGAACAGGTTTAACCAATCTTAGTTTTGTGATTTGGAAGCTTAAATTCAAAAAATGAAAACAATTGGATTAATAGGGTGCGGTGCTTGGGGCAGAGTGATGATGAACTTAGACTATATTTTGAAAAAATTCA from Nitrospiraceae bacterium harbors:
- the pth gene encoding aminoacyl-tRNA hydrolase, whose product is MWAVVGLGNYGSKYSKTRHNLGFMVAGRIAEFLDIEFEEKKEYLIAKGFIRGQDVLLIEPLTFMNNSGRAVRDVLKRFNIPLENLIVIHDDLDMEIAKLKIRKGGSSGGHRGIDSIIQQIGTKEFTRVKIGIGREIGMLAEDYVLKKFRKEEIPLIKETIQKASEAVSTIISDGLEKAMNRFNQS
- a CDS encoding 50S ribosomal protein L25/general stress protein Ctc — translated: MERATLNVEKRTKAGKGVARSLRREGMIPAVIYRAGDSIPITLSKKAIAEFIKATAGENTLVDLKFSDGGNKLALLKEYQRDPINGDILHSDFFEVSLKEKIIVKVRVVTTGEPLGVKRDGGILQHVMREIEVECLPDNIPGHVEIDISNLEIHHAVHVRDLNIGKDVKVMTDPGEVIVTVNAPAVEKEVAPAAEGVVAAPEVTEPEVIKKGKKEEETEVKDEKKQKEEGK